From the genome of Candidatus Neomarinimicrobiota bacterium:
GTAGCGCGCCTGTTCAGCCTTGCTGAACTGCCGGGCGTAAGGAACCACTTCGACACGCAGCCCGGCCTGGCTTAATCGAACACTGACATCCATTCCATAGCTGCGCACATGGTCTGCTTGACCGTATAATCGCCTCCGCTCCTCCGGATCCGAGATGCTCGCATCTTCCCTGGTCTCAGCACCATCAATAGGTACCTGGATCAGGGCAAAGCCACCGGAAGCAAGCAGCCGGTGGATTTCCCTCATGGCCACTCGATCCTCCGGAATATGCTCCAGTACGTGGCTGCAAAGGATAACCTGAAAGGTCTCATCGCCATAAGGGGCAGCCCTTATATCGGCCCGAATCGTAGTCCAGGGCAGG
Proteins encoded in this window:
- a CDS encoding class I SAM-dependent methyltransferase, which gives rise to MLDIAPLPSFQRYCLSSTGLKYQSIDVALPWTTIRADIRAAPYGDETFQVILCSHVLEHIPEDRVAMREIHRLLASGGFALIQVPIDGAETREDASISDPEERRRLYGQADHVRSYGMDVSVRLSQAGLRVEVVPYARQFSKAEQARYGLDPEEVLFVCHKD